The following proteins are co-located in the Echinicola sp. 20G genome:
- a CDS encoding ROK family protein — protein MNIEKVIGVDIGGSHITAGLVDLRSNVLDKDSLVRRKVNSSGPSAAIIDEWKEGIASVTHGTGANIKIGIAMPGPFDYPKGISWIKEQGKYDSLYGLPVKELLAKALAMDLADIHFENDAACFLQGEVAAGAAKAAGRAIGLTLGTGLGSSRYHGVFAEDAALWCSPFQESIVEEYVSTRWFVNTYYKKTGKHIKEVRELTSKEENKEVAKEIFKEFGENLALFLKKFIQKEHPEVIVLGGNITKAEALFVPVIQQELASSGLNTPIKITELGEQAALIGAACSWQNSQSTFY, from the coding sequence ATGAATATAGAAAAAGTCATAGGGGTAGACATAGGAGGCTCTCATATCACTGCGGGGTTAGTTGACCTACGTTCCAATGTTTTGGACAAGGATTCATTGGTACGCCGTAAGGTCAATTCTTCAGGGCCATCTGCTGCTATCATTGATGAATGGAAAGAAGGCATAGCCTCAGTTACTCATGGAACTGGGGCAAATATTAAAATTGGAATTGCCATGCCAGGACCATTTGACTATCCTAAGGGAATTTCATGGATTAAAGAGCAGGGCAAATACGATTCATTATATGGGTTGCCTGTCAAGGAACTTTTGGCTAAAGCATTGGCGATGGACTTGGCCGATATCCATTTTGAGAACGACGCTGCCTGTTTTTTACAGGGAGAAGTAGCAGCTGGAGCAGCAAAAGCTGCTGGGAGAGCTATTGGCCTAACTTTGGGAACAGGACTTGGAAGTTCGAGGTATCATGGAGTTTTTGCAGAAGATGCTGCTTTATGGTGCAGTCCTTTTCAGGAAAGTATTGTGGAGGAATATGTGTCAACTAGATGGTTTGTCAATACTTACTATAAGAAGACAGGAAAGCACATCAAGGAAGTGAGAGAGCTTACTTCCAAAGAGGAAAACAAGGAGGTGGCCAAGGAAATTTTCAAGGAGTTTGGTGAAAACTTGGCTTTGTTCCTGAAAAAATTCATACAAAAAGAACATCCAGAAGTTATTGTGTTAGGGGGGAATATTACCAAAGCAGAAGCTTTGTTCGTCCCTGTCATCCAACAAGAACTGGCCAGCTCTGGCTTGAATACTCCAATAAAAATAACAGAGCTTGGTGAACAGGCAGCACTCATTGGTGCAGCTTGTAGCTGGCAGAACAGCCAAAGCACATTTTATTAA
- a CDS encoding GH92 family glycosyl hydrolase, with amino-acid sequence MKKVLSTCLMGIMVLPGFAQELDLTKYVDPMIGTAKMGHTYPGATVPFGSVQLSPDTDTISYEVNGRYNGEVYRYCAGYQYDDPTIVGFSHTHFSGTGHSDLGDFLIMPTNGPLQLNPGTASAPETGYRSRFSHEKENASPAYYQVELEDHGINAELTATSRVGVHRYTYSEGKDAHIILDLMSGIYNYEEKNVWTFLRVENDTLVTGYRETTGWARTRKVFFALAFDRPIKEYGNKKHDQKQAYRGFWGRFNEAKNFPEVAGRQIRAYFDFDLKDGESLVVKLALSPVSTAGAIKNMQEETPGWDFDEIHQQGVDLWNKELSKVKVETINEADKVNFYTAMYHAFLGPTQYMDVDGAYRGLDMNVHQADNFVNYTSFSLWDTYRALHPLFNVLQPARNRDMIQSMLAHFDQSVHPMLPIWSHYANENWCMIGYHSASVIADAVVKGNDDFDLKHALDAAVQTAETTYFDGIGAYMEKGYVPEDLSGASVSKTLEYAYDDWAIAQMAKKMGEEEIAEKFSQRAENYKNVFDMKSGFMRPKLQDGSWKKGFDPLDTHGQGFIEGNAWNYSLYVPHAPKTMIDMMGGQQQFTEHLDSLFTMDLPDKYFANTEDISREGIIGNYVHGNEPSHHVVYLYNWTKQAWKSQDKIRMILRTMYQNGEDGLGGNDDFGQMSAWYIFSALGFYPVAPGSVDYALGSPLVEEATINLENGNTFTVEVNNQSDKNVYVDKVLLNGKVLEKPFIQHQDIMAGGTLSFYMRSKPNKKIFSKD; translated from the coding sequence ATGAAAAAAGTTCTCTCGACCTGTTTGATGGGGATAATGGTTTTACCAGGATTTGCCCAAGAACTGGACTTGACAAAATATGTTGATCCCATGATTGGTACGGCCAAGATGGGGCATACTTACCCCGGGGCTACTGTGCCTTTTGGAAGTGTTCAGCTAAGCCCTGACACGGATACTATTTCCTATGAAGTGAATGGTAGGTACAATGGAGAAGTTTATCGCTATTGTGCAGGTTACCAATATGACGACCCTACCATTGTTGGGTTCAGCCATACGCATTTTAGTGGTACAGGACATTCCGATTTGGGAGACTTTTTGATAATGCCTACCAATGGTCCACTGCAACTTAATCCGGGGACAGCTTCTGCTCCAGAGACTGGTTATCGTTCAAGGTTTTCCCATGAAAAGGAAAACGCTTCTCCAGCCTATTATCAAGTGGAGCTTGAAGATCATGGCATCAATGCCGAGTTGACAGCAACCAGTCGTGTAGGGGTTCATCGGTATACCTATTCCGAAGGTAAAGATGCTCATATAATTTTGGACCTAATGTCTGGTATCTACAACTATGAAGAGAAAAATGTCTGGACTTTTCTTAGGGTAGAAAATGATACTTTGGTAACGGGTTACCGGGAAACAACAGGCTGGGCAAGAACTAGAAAAGTGTTTTTTGCCTTGGCTTTTGACAGGCCGATAAAAGAGTATGGAAATAAAAAACATGATCAAAAGCAGGCATACAGAGGTTTTTGGGGACGTTTCAATGAAGCTAAAAACTTTCCAGAAGTTGCTGGTAGGCAAATTAGAGCTTACTTTGATTTTGATCTAAAGGATGGGGAGTCATTGGTGGTGAAATTGGCCTTGTCACCAGTTAGCACTGCAGGAGCGATCAAGAATATGCAGGAAGAAACTCCAGGCTGGGACTTTGATGAAATCCATCAGCAGGGAGTTGATCTTTGGAATAAAGAACTGAGCAAAGTAAAGGTAGAAACCATCAATGAGGCGGATAAGGTTAACTTTTACACAGCGATGTACCATGCTTTTTTAGGGCCTACACAGTATATGGATGTGGATGGAGCTTATCGTGGGTTGGATATGAATGTGCATCAAGCGGATAACTTTGTGAATTATACGAGTTTTTCTTTATGGGATACCTATCGCGCACTTCACCCACTTTTCAATGTGCTCCAACCTGCCAGAAATAGAGATATGATTCAATCCATGTTGGCACATTTTGATCAAAGTGTACATCCCATGCTGCCCATTTGGTCACATTATGCCAATGAGAACTGGTGCATGATCGGCTACCATAGTGCTTCGGTGATTGCGGACGCAGTGGTCAAAGGCAATGATGATTTTGATCTAAAGCATGCTTTGGATGCAGCTGTTCAAACTGCAGAAACTACTTATTTTGATGGAATAGGGGCTTATATGGAAAAAGGTTATGTGCCGGAAGACCTTAGTGGTGCTTCAGTATCCAAGACGCTAGAGTATGCTTATGATGATTGGGCCATTGCGCAGATGGCTAAGAAAATGGGAGAAGAGGAAATTGCAGAGAAGTTTAGCCAAAGAGCGGAAAATTACAAAAATGTATTTGATATGAAGTCTGGGTTTATGCGTCCAAAACTACAAGATGGTAGTTGGAAAAAGGGATTTGATCCATTGGATACGCATGGCCAAGGGTTTATCGAGGGGAATGCCTGGAACTATAGCCTTTATGTTCCCCATGCTCCTAAAACGATGATTGATATGATGGGTGGGCAGCAACAGTTTACTGAGCATTTAGACTCCTTGTTTACCATGGATCTTCCCGATAAGTATTTTGCCAATACGGAAGATATTTCCCGAGAGGGAATCATTGGAAATTATGTGCATGGCAATGAGCCGTCCCATCATGTAGTTTATCTTTACAATTGGACCAAACAAGCATGGAAATCACAGGATAAGATCAGAATGATCTTGCGTACCATGTATCAAAATGGTGAAGATGGCCTCGGGGGCAATGATGATTTTGGTCAAATGAGTGCTTGGTATATTTTCAGTGCTTTGGGTTTTTACCCAGTAGCACCGGGATCAGTCGATTATGCTTTAGGTAGTCCTTTAGTAGAGGAGGCTACTATTAATTTAGAGAATGGAAATACTTTCACCGTTGAAGTCAATAATCAATCAGATAAAAACGTTTATGTGGATAAGGTATTGTTAAATGGAAAAGTGTTGGAAAAACCTTTTATTCAACACCAAGATATTATGGCGGGAGGGACATTGAGTTTTTATATGAGATCAAAACCGAATAAAAAGATTTTTTCCAAGGATTAA
- a CDS encoding RagB/SusD family nutrient uptake outer membrane protein, with product MKKYINKIAAILTPAALLGTVACMDLDETIYSELSKDNFYNNKVEIMQGVLRPFTHMQAWLAPTGQSGYYYHGEMAADQVAWPQKGRHGYDGGDHIRLHYHEWTAQENRLRSAWSLMWAGLGYVNSALQDLQDVDFVEAGLTEEDKQSILAEVKVMRAYHYMRIMDMWGNVLIVTTVGEPTNPPTASREEVFAFVEQELLDNVELLQPLSQEMVGRVSKAAGYAMLSELYLNAEKWAGTAMWDKCIGYSDKVIDGEGGSLNGSMELDPDILGPFNNTNHLSSENIFQFAFSRQGGFTFSWGGFYFGYSNMSEALDVTFSGWNAFVVIPSAFDAYDENDLRKEEWFLFGPQYKYGTTDPIIATEEYDGQPMVYVNSIRRNSEGATGEGSMTEGEENSGARFNKYRSGTKEDENYQENDYIIYRLTEIYFNKAEALMRQNGGAAPQEAVDLINASRSRAFTAADWATEMYTTSSLTLDELLAERGREFIFEGKRRTDLIRFSKFTTASWWDHEPSNDANMELFPIPHVQTALNPNLVQNPGYAE from the coding sequence ATGAAAAAATATATCAATAAAATTGCAGCAATCCTTACACCGGCAGCTTTACTGGGTACTGTAGCGTGTATGGATTTAGATGAAACTATATACAGTGAACTTTCAAAGGATAATTTCTACAACAATAAAGTGGAAATTATGCAAGGCGTGTTGAGACCATTTACTCATATGCAGGCATGGTTAGCACCTACTGGCCAAAGTGGTTATTATTATCATGGAGAAATGGCTGCAGACCAAGTGGCTTGGCCACAAAAAGGAAGGCACGGCTATGATGGAGGTGATCACATCCGTTTACATTATCACGAGTGGACTGCTCAGGAAAATAGGCTTAGAAGTGCTTGGTCTTTGATGTGGGCAGGCCTTGGGTATGTCAATTCTGCTTTACAAGATCTTCAGGATGTTGATTTTGTTGAGGCTGGCTTGACAGAAGAGGACAAGCAATCGATCCTTGCGGAAGTAAAAGTGATGAGAGCTTATCACTACATGCGCATCATGGATATGTGGGGAAATGTGCTTATTGTGACTACTGTAGGGGAGCCGACAAACCCGCCAACAGCAAGCAGGGAGGAAGTTTTTGCCTTTGTAGAGCAGGAACTTTTAGACAATGTTGAGTTGCTACAACCACTTTCCCAAGAGATGGTGGGGCGGGTTTCAAAAGCCGCAGGATACGCTATGCTTTCTGAATTGTACCTGAATGCGGAGAAATGGGCCGGAACAGCCATGTGGGATAAATGTATCGGGTACAGTGATAAAGTAATTGATGGTGAAGGAGGAAGTCTTAATGGAAGTATGGAATTGGACCCAGATATTTTAGGGCCTTTTAATAATACAAATCACCTTTCTTCAGAAAACATTTTCCAATTTGCCTTTAGCCGCCAAGGTGGATTTACATTCAGTTGGGGTGGGTTCTATTTTGGTTATAGTAATATGTCGGAAGCTTTGGATGTGACTTTCAGTGGATGGAATGCTTTTGTGGTCATTCCTAGTGCTTTTGATGCTTATGATGAAAATGATCTTCGCAAAGAAGAGTGGTTCCTATTTGGCCCGCAATATAAATATGGGACTACGGATCCAATTATTGCTACCGAGGAATATGATGGACAGCCTATGGTTTATGTCAATTCAATCAGAAGAAACAGTGAAGGTGCTACTGGTGAAGGAAGTATGACCGAGGGAGAAGAAAACAGTGGGGCAAGGTTCAATAAATATCGTTCCGGGACAAAAGAAGACGAAAACTATCAGGAGAATGATTATATCATTTATCGCTTGACAGAGATTTACTTTAATAAAGCCGAAGCTTTGATGCGTCAAAATGGTGGAGCTGCTCCTCAAGAAGCGGTTGACTTGATCAACGCAAGTAGATCACGTGCTTTTACCGCTGCTGATTGGGCAACAGAAATGTACACCACTTCATCCTTGACTTTGGACGAGCTGTTGGCAGAAAGAGGTAGGGAGTTTATTTTCGAAGGGAAGAGAAGGACTGACCTGATCAGGTTTAGTAAATTCACCACTGCTAGTTGGTGGGATCATGAACCTAGCAATGATGCGAATATGGAACTTTTTCCTATTCCGCATGTCCAAACTGCTTTAAATCCGAATTTAGTCCAGAACCCTGGCTACGCAGAATAA
- a CDS encoding GH92 family glycosyl hydrolase, whose translation MKKIWTNVIALMALALTANGQTQLIQQVDNPVDYVKPLMGTDSKPSMSNGNVYPAIALPWGMNFWTPQTGTMGHGWAYTYNADKIRGFKQTHQPSPWMNDYGQFAIMPITGELRFNEDDRASWYSHKSETVNPYYYSVYLADHDITTEIAPTERAARFRFTFPETENAYVILDALDKGSSVQVIPGENKIIGYTTKNSGGVPDNFKNYFVIEFDKAFTFQQTFKDGELQDALKSEADHTGAVIGFKTKRGEVVNAKVASSFISYEQAELNLKEIGSDDFDTVKEKGRAIWNEELGRIKAEGGTEDQMETFYSCLYRSLLFPRKFFEYDASGNVVHYSPYNGEVLPGYMFTDTGFWDTFRSLFPFLNLMYPELNAQMQEGLANAYRESGWLPEWASPGLRSVMVGNNSASVVADAYLKYQGDYDYDIETLYEAVIHGANNAGPLTAVGRAGAEYYKELGYVPYDVGINENAARTLEYAYDDFTIYQLAKALDKPKEEVELYKSRSLNYKKLFDPETKLMRGKNKNGEFMAPFNPFKWGDAFTEGNSWHYTWSVFHDIQGLMELMGGKEAFVNQLDQVFSLPPVFDESYYGGVIHEIREMQIANMGQYAHGNQPIQHMIYLYNYAGKPWKAQHWVRETMNRMYRPTPDGYCGDEDNGQTSAWYVFSAMGFYPVCPGTDQYVIGAPLFKKITVILENGNELVINAPENSLENKYIEGLKVNGKDYSKNWLSHKELMEGAELNFEMSASPNKKRGTKKGDFPYSLSNE comes from the coding sequence ATGAAAAAAATATGGACGAACGTCATCGCCCTGATGGCTTTAGCCCTTACTGCAAATGGCCAAACCCAACTGATCCAACAGGTAGATAACCCGGTAGACTATGTCAAACCGCTTATGGGAACTGATTCTAAGCCTAGCATGTCCAACGGTAATGTTTACCCTGCCATTGCCTTGCCATGGGGAATGAACTTCTGGACCCCCCAGACTGGTACAATGGGGCATGGATGGGCTTATACTTATAATGCGGACAAAATCAGAGGATTTAAGCAAACCCATCAACCTTCACCCTGGATGAATGACTATGGTCAATTTGCGATCATGCCCATCACTGGTGAACTTAGGTTCAATGAGGATGACAGGGCAAGTTGGTATTCCCATAAGTCCGAAACAGTAAACCCATATTACTATAGTGTTTACTTGGCTGATCATGATATCACTACTGAGATTGCACCTACAGAGAGAGCGGCAAGGTTTAGGTTTACCTTTCCCGAGACAGAGAATGCATACGTAATTTTGGATGCATTGGATAAAGGATCTTCTGTTCAAGTGATTCCAGGTGAAAATAAAATCATTGGATATACTACAAAAAATAGTGGAGGGGTACCTGATAATTTCAAAAATTATTTTGTGATTGAGTTTGATAAAGCTTTCACTTTTCAGCAGACCTTCAAAGATGGCGAACTACAGGATGCTTTAAAATCCGAAGCCGACCATACTGGAGCTGTTATTGGATTTAAAACGAAAAGAGGTGAGGTCGTAAATGCTAAAGTGGCATCATCATTTATCAGTTATGAACAAGCAGAGCTGAATTTGAAAGAGATTGGAAGTGATGATTTTGATACTGTAAAGGAGAAGGGCAGAGCGATTTGGAATGAAGAGTTGGGAAGAATCAAAGCTGAAGGAGGTACTGAAGATCAAATGGAGACTTTTTACTCCTGCCTTTACAGGTCTCTGCTGTTCCCGAGAAAATTCTTTGAATATGATGCCAGTGGTAATGTAGTTCATTACAGCCCGTATAATGGTGAAGTTCTACCAGGATACATGTTTACCGATACTGGATTTTGGGATACATTTAGGTCTCTCTTTCCTTTTCTTAATTTGATGTACCCTGAGCTGAATGCTCAGATGCAGGAAGGATTGGCAAATGCTTACAGGGAAAGTGGATGGTTGCCGGAGTGGGCTAGCCCAGGCCTGAGAAGCGTAATGGTAGGAAATAATTCAGCTTCAGTTGTGGCAGATGCTTATTTGAAATACCAGGGAGATTACGACTATGACATCGAAACACTCTATGAAGCAGTAATCCATGGAGCCAATAATGCCGGGCCACTGACTGCTGTTGGTAGGGCTGGTGCAGAATATTATAAGGAATTGGGTTATGTGCCTTATGATGTTGGGATCAATGAAAATGCAGCCAGAACCTTGGAGTATGCCTATGATGATTTTACCATTTATCAATTGGCAAAGGCCCTTGATAAGCCTAAAGAAGAAGTGGAGCTTTATAAGTCTCGCAGCTTAAATTATAAAAAGCTCTTTGATCCAGAAACCAAATTGATGAGGGGCAAAAATAAGAATGGTGAGTTTATGGCTCCGTTTAATCCTTTCAAATGGGGAGATGCTTTCACTGAAGGAAACAGTTGGCATTATACCTGGTCAGTTTTTCATGATATTCAGGGGTTGATGGAATTGATGGGAGGAAAAGAAGCTTTTGTCAATCAATTGGATCAGGTGTTTTCTTTGCCTCCTGTTTTTGATGAAAGCTATTATGGTGGTGTTATCCATGAGATCAGAGAAATGCAGATTGCCAATATGGGACAATATGCACATGGAAACCAACCTATCCAGCACATGATTTATCTGTACAATTACGCAGGTAAGCCTTGGAAAGCCCAACACTGGGTAAGGGAGACCATGAACCGTATGTATCGCCCAACTCCTGATGGATACTGTGGAGATGAAGATAATGGCCAGACTTCAGCTTGGTATGTGTTCTCTGCGATGGGCTTTTATCCAGTTTGCCCTGGTACAGACCAGTATGTTATCGGAGCACCATTGTTCAAGAAGATTACTGTGATATTGGAAAATGGTAATGAGTTGGTGATCAATGCACCTGAGAACAGCTTGGAAAACAAATACATAGAAGGCTTGAAAGTAAATGGAAAAGATTATTCCAAAAACTGGCTAAGTCATAAAGAACTGATGGAAGGAGCAGAGCTGAATTTCGAAATGTCCGCTTCACCAAACAAAAAGCGAGGAACGAAGAAGGGAGATTTCCCTTACTCTCTTTCAAACGAATAA
- a CDS encoding sugar MFS transporter, translating to MASISSVTQETGDNVEFDSGQKYFGPLFLVTMLFFMWGFITCMNDILIPHLQQVFTLQNWQAMLIQTAFFGAYFIISLIYYIISITKGDPIGRIGYKNGIILGLIISAAGCLFFYPAASFESYAFFLFALFVLASGITILQIAANPYVTILGKPSGASSRLNMTQAFNSLGTTIAPIIGGYLIFGAIGDLDISADAVKMPYIALALTLLFIALIFKLFKLPEVNAQGVIVSDSGALKHRHLFLGIIAIFAYVGGEVTIGSNLINFARLPEIAGLDEAEASHYLALFWGGAMVGRFFGAVALADFKNNLNRFLIIGGVALLAFVTIINVYDQEMALYALAFIGLNILVIIIGRFIPNRTLWLFGLSVLALLAVGLVAKGQLALWSIVAVGLFNSIMFPTIFSLAIKGLGKYTAQASSLLVMAIVGGAVVTPIQGLVADLSGSVQLSFLVPMICYVYIVFYGFNGYKPKHS from the coding sequence ATGGCGTCAATTAGTAGTGTAACTCAAGAGACCGGAGATAATGTAGAATTTGACTCTGGCCAAAAATATTTTGGTCCTTTGTTTTTAGTGACCATGCTGTTTTTTATGTGGGGATTTATCACCTGCATGAACGATATCCTTATCCCACACCTTCAGCAAGTATTTACTTTACAAAACTGGCAGGCGATGTTGATACAAACTGCCTTTTTTGGTGCCTACTTTATCATTTCCCTAATCTATTATATTATTTCTATTACCAAAGGTGATCCGATTGGTCGAATAGGTTACAAAAATGGAATTATCTTAGGACTGATCATTTCAGCCGCCGGATGTTTGTTTTTCTATCCAGCAGCAAGCTTTGAGAGTTATGCTTTTTTCCTATTTGCCCTGTTTGTATTGGCATCAGGAATCACCATTCTCCAAATTGCAGCAAATCCATATGTGACCATTTTGGGTAAGCCCTCTGGGGCATCCAGCAGGCTAAACATGACTCAAGCTTTTAACTCTTTGGGAACAACCATTGCACCGATTATAGGGGGATATTTAATATTTGGAGCGATAGGAGATTTGGATATTTCAGCTGATGCGGTGAAAATGCCTTATATAGCTTTGGCGCTGACATTGTTGTTTATCGCCTTGATTTTTAAGCTGTTTAAATTACCTGAGGTCAATGCCCAAGGCGTAATTGTATCGGATAGCGGAGCATTAAAGCATCGTCATTTGTTTTTGGGGATCATTGCTATTTTTGCCTATGTGGGCGGTGAGGTGACCATTGGAAGTAACCTGATCAATTTTGCAAGATTACCTGAAATAGCAGGATTGGATGAAGCGGAAGCCAGTCATTATTTGGCCTTGTTTTGGGGAGGGGCTATGGTCGGAAGGTTCTTTGGAGCTGTAGCGTTAGCCGATTTTAAGAACAACCTAAATCGCTTTTTGATCATTGGAGGAGTAGCCCTTTTGGCCTTTGTGACCATTATCAATGTATATGATCAGGAGATGGCTTTGTACGCTTTGGCATTTATTGGGCTTAATATTTTGGTTATCATCATTGGTAGATTTATTCCAAACCGTACGCTTTGGTTATTTGGATTGAGTGTTTTGGCACTCTTGGCTGTTGGGCTTGTTGCGAAAGGTCAGCTGGCACTTTGGTCCATTGTAGCAGTAGGATTGTTTAACTCCATCATGTTTCCAACCATCTTTTCTTTAGCCATCAAAGGTTTGGGGAAATATACAGCCCAAGCTTCATCGCTATTGGTAATGGCCATTGTGGGAGGAGCCGTAGTGACACCGATTCAAGGCCTAGTAGCTGATTTGTCAGGAAGTGTACAGCTTTCATTTTTGGTCCCTATGATTTGTTATGTATATATCGTCTTTTATGGCTTTAATGGATACAAACCCAAGCATTCTTAA
- a CDS encoding phosphoheptose isomerase: protein MKIEKSASKEEIFKQIKDWLDFNDYKVAAEDRERPWGGFFVIDESQISKFRSQFFASVEFSEAQLQQKLSPKILIVGPEKRLSWQYHHRRAEIWKLVGGEGGIITSPTDEEGDLDPLVLGEVVELAKGERHRLVGMDNWGVVAEIWMHTDPENPSNEDDIVRVQDDFQRK, encoded by the coding sequence ATGAAGATAGAGAAAAGTGCTTCTAAGGAAGAAATTTTTAAGCAGATCAAGGACTGGTTGGACTTTAATGATTACAAAGTAGCCGCAGAGGATCGAGAAAGACCTTGGGGAGGTTTTTTTGTGATTGATGAAAGCCAAATTAGCAAATTCAGATCTCAGTTTTTTGCAAGTGTTGAGTTTTCCGAAGCTCAACTTCAGCAAAAGTTAAGTCCTAAGATTTTGATAGTTGGCCCTGAAAAAAGACTTTCATGGCAATATCACCACCGAAGAGCCGAGATTTGGAAATTAGTAGGTGGAGAAGGTGGCATCATTACTAGCCCTACCGACGAAGAAGGTGATTTGGATCCGTTAGTACTTGGTGAAGTAGTGGAGCTTGCCAAAGGAGAAAGACATCGTCTAGTAGGAATGGACAATTGGGGAGTGGTTGCTGAAATTTGGATGCACACAGATCCCGAAAACCCTTCCAATGAAGATGATATCGTCCGTGTCCAGGATGATTTCCAAAGGAAATAA